In Halothermothrix orenii H 168, the sequence TGTCATCGGGCTTGGCCCCCAGCTGTCCCAGTTCTTCACCATAATAGATGAAGGGGGTTCCGGGCAGAGTAAACAGAACGGATGCCGCCAGTTTCATCTTTGCCCGGTTCCGCAATACCTCAATACCGACCCGGTTCTGGTCATGGTTTCTCAGAAAAATGGCATCAATATACTGGTCAGAATACTGGCTATATACTCCGTGTATCTCCTTTACCTCCTCCAGAATATCGACCGGGACCCCGTTAACCATTCTCAGAATTTCATCGGCCAGGGCAAAATTAAAAGAGGCATCTAAATCCCGGAAAAACTCTCCTACCGTATGGGTGTCTGTCCAGTTCTCTCCAACAAGAAAGGCTTCGGGATTAATCCCCTTGACAAAGGTATTAAACTCCTGCCACCACTGATGGGTTATTGTAAGGTCTTTATCAATATGTAAGGCTGCATCGAGGCGGAAACCGTCAACACCATCGGAAAAATCTCCATCTCCATTGGGGTCCAGCCAGAATTTCGCTATTTTTTTAGCTTCAGCCCTGACCTCAGGGTTGCGGTAGTTAAGGTCAGGCATACCACTCCAGAAGAGGCCATAATAATAACCCCCGTCCGGGGATCTGTGCCAGACCGGCTGGCCCCAGGGGCCCAGTTCTTTAACCTGTTCCTCATTTTCAGCCCAGACATAATAATCACGGTATTTACTGTCTCTGGTGTTTACAGCCTCACGGAACCAGTAGTGGTTGACCGAGGTGTGGTTTAAAACCAGGTCCATGATTACCTTAAGACCATTGGCATGGGCCTCCTGTAAAAACTCCCGGAATTCTTCCAGGGTTCCGTAATCAGGTTCTGTATTATAGTAATCAACAACATCATACCCGTGGTAACTTTGAGAATCATTAACCGGCATCAACCAGAGGGTATCAACCCCCAGTTCTTTAAAGTATGGTATCTTTTCCTTTAATCCCACAAAATCCCCGATTCCATCTCCATTTCCATCATAAAAACTCCTGACAAAGACTTCATAAAATACTGCCTTACGGGCCCATTCAGCCGGTTCCCAGTCTAAAGCTGTGGTTTCCCCGGCTATAGCTTCCGACCCTGTGTAAAGGTTTAATCCTGTAAAGACAACTAAGGATATAACCAAAAAGACCAGTAACCTTCTTTTATGTAAATTAGCTAACATTAATACTCCCCCTATGTAGTTAAATATTTAAATAAGCAGATTTCATAATAAAACTTTATATTTTACACGACCAGAATAATCACTTATAATAGAACCTGATATATGTATACCTTATAATAAACCTATTATACCCGTCTAATTTTAAACCGTAATTCCCGTCAACACCCCTTAAATGCTTGTAGATATGCCCAGGACCTTCTTTACAGACTGCATTCTTTATAGTCTCCAGGTAACATGTGTTAACTTTAGTAAAACGTTTGCATTCTAATTATTATTATACCAACCGGTTAATACTGGAGTCAAACAATTCTTAAAGTTTAAACAGATTAATACCCCGGTTTTCACCGGGGTATGTAAAAAACTATTAAAATTATTAATAATGATTGATCCTTTTTATAGCTTAAAAAGCCTAAGTGGTGTTTAGAAAGGATAGCTTAATTCAACACCAACTACACTGTTATAAAAATCACTATAGAAGAGGGCCTGGTCTGAAGCCAGGGTAAATAACCCTTTGAGTTCCATGGTCAGATTACTACCCAGCTGGTTCTGATAACGGGGCATCAGAGCCAGACCACCATCGTTGAGGCAGTAGGCAGTCATTAAACCCGCTTCAGAGAATTGATTGATACCATAACTGGCATTACCGAATAACAGGGTTAATTCTTCATCGGCATTCGAAATATTAAGGGGCATTTCATGGAGCATATCACTGACCCTCTGTTTTTTAACCCTCAGGACTTCCCCCTGAAGGTACACGCGATTATTATTATTTCTTAAAAAACTATAATCACAGCCGGCCAGATAGGCCAGGTCAGATTCTCCATTATCATCACTGTAATAACCGAAGGCCCCGTAAATTCCCAGGGGATCAAGGTCTCCTTTAACAGTGACCCCAAAACGTCGGTCTATAATTGTATCAAAAGTATCCTTATACTGATCCTGAACATAATTGGCTGAAACATCAAAATTATTGTTGATAAGGGTCCTGCCCCTCAGTCCAAATTTTACCCGGTCAGAATCAAAGGATGTACCCGGGAAAGAAGATACCAGTGAGATATTGGAATTCCAGTTTAAGGGGATAAAGGCCTCAATACCATCTACATATTTTGCACTCCCCTCTTCATTCATGGCCTCAGCACCGAGGCTGTAATCAACCGGATTTACCAGGGAGCCGAAGGACCAGGACACAGGCTGGCGGCCGATGGTTAAATCCATCTCCTTAAAGCGGTGTTTCAGGTATAATTTTTTAAAGCCAGGACCTCCAGGAACCGTGAAATCAGCCTCAATCCTGGCCTCCGTATTCCCGGTTTCAGGGACGAATATCTCAAGTTTTAACTGTTCATATAAATCATAATAAAACCCGCTGTTCTCTACAGAAGTTGCTGTAAAACCGGTTTTAACCTCCCCTCCGAATTTAACTTCAGCGGCAACCGGTAGTGAAAGCAAAAACACACTGATTATAATCGGTACTAAGTACTTAAAACTTCTTTTCATCTTTTTTTCCCTCCTTTTTTCTGTTATAGCTCCAGAAAGTTCCATGAATAAACCACCTTAAAATACACAAATTAACTGCCTTGAAAATAAATAACTTCCTGGAATTAATTATTATTCCTTACCTATAAATATTATCCATAGAATTTGAATTACCTTCCCCCAGAAACTGAAAACTTTAACCACATAAGGTATCTACATAA encodes:
- a CDS encoding alpha-amylase family glycosyl hydrolase, which produces MLANLHKRRLLVFLVISLVVFTGLNLYTGSEAIAGETTALDWEPAEWARKAVFYEVFVRSFYDGNGDGIGDFVGLKEKIPYFKELGVDTLWLMPVNDSQSYHGYDVVDYYNTEPDYGTLEEFREFLQEAHANGLKVIMDLVLNHTSVNHYWFREAVNTRDSKYRDYYVWAENEEQVKELGPWGQPVWHRSPDGGYYYGLFWSGMPDLNYRNPEVRAEAKKIAKFWLDPNGDGDFSDGVDGFRLDAALHIDKDLTITHQWWQEFNTFVKGINPEAFLVGENWTDTHTVGEFFRDLDASFNFALADEILRMVNGVPVDILEEVKEIHGVYSQYSDQYIDAIFLRNHDQNRVGIEVLRNRAKMKLAASVLFTLPGTPFIYYGEELGQLGAKPDDNIREPFDWYKDSKGPGMTTMSKGGFYHSMRFTKPHDGISLEEERGKSGSVYEHYKKLIHIRKEHPQFFTGNYQKMVTPNRMYGYKVTDSEVDYNLYVIHNLSNKERGITISNRARDLLSGKTIKAHQGITLPPYGSLILKTTAASLKITGQDLSTKNPVVTFIVELTDKARTDEDIYLASKLSNWQVDDKFKLKKRSDGKYEITLEQPAGAALIFKFKTPGTWEDTSGRENEGDNRFQGSGYNNRIYTFENKETVYLTITGWE